Part of the Haloarcula laminariae genome is shown below.
GGCCTCGCCGGCGCCGACGAAGACGTGCCGGTCGGTGTCGAACTGCTCTTTGACGTTCTCCAGACTCTCCTGGCGGCCGCGCGGCCCGGAGAAGAAGTCCTGTCTGATGCGGTGTTTACGCGTGAAGTTCGTCACGACGTAGGTGGGCTGTTCGGAGATGACGCCGACGTACTCGGACCACTGGCGCGCGTCGGTGAACACGCTGTCGGGGTAGGCCAGCTCCTTGAGGGCGTCGAGGTCGAACGCGAGTGTCATGTCGCCGCTGCCACCGTCCATAGCGGTAGTTCCGCCCCGTATCGAAAAAAGGGCGTCGTTCCCGTTCGGGGTCGCCGGCGGCACTAGTCGTCCAGGTGACTCGTGTCGCCGGAGAACGCCAGCCGCCAGTCGTCCCCGACCAGGAGCGTAAGCCCACACGGCGGCACGCTGACGCCCGACCCGACGACGCTACCGCCGGCGCCGGTCCTGTTCGTCCAGCATCTCGGCTTTCGCCTGTATCTGGGCCATCTCGCGGGCGGCCTCCCCGCGGCCGCCGTCGGGCCCGTGGCTGTAGTTGACCGACCAGTCAAGCATGGAGCCGGCGAACCCGCCGCTCGCGCCGTTCTCAGCGTCGCCGGAACCGCCACTGGCGACGTGCTCCCGGAGCCGTCGGTACAGGCGCCCAATCATATGTGGTATTTCCGAACGAAAACGCAAAAAGATGGCGGGAAGTTAGAAACATACGCCAAAACGACGGACCGCCCGTTATTCAGCGGGCGCGGCGGTGTTTGCCTTCACTTCTTCGAGGTCGACCTCTTTCTCCAGGAGCAGTTCCTTCTGGTCTGCGACCTTCCGCTCCTCGCGGATGAGCTTCTTGAACGTGGACTGCTGGGAGAGGTCGCCGATGAGCACGCCGCCGATGAGCTGGCCGTTCTCGAAGGCCAGTCGGCGCCACTCGCTGTCGGAGTATTTCCGTTCGGCCTCGTCGTCCCCGCGCGTGGGGTGACCGAAGGAGAGGAAGGGGAAGTCGAAGTGGGTAATGGAGTAGGAGGAGACCCAGCGGAACTCCTTCTCCTCGGCGTCTTCGACCATGTTCGTCCCGGCGACCGACCCCTGCTCCTTGGCGGAGCCCCAGGCCCCGTTCTGCGCGCGGGCGTTGAGGATGGTGTCGTAGAACTGGGTCAGGTCGCCCGCGGCGTAGATGTCCTCGACGTTGGTCTGCATGTACTCGTCGACGACGACGCCGTCGTCCAGTTCGAGGCCCGCGCCGTCGAGGAACTCGGTGTTGAAGTCCAGCCCGATGGCGACGCCGGCCCAGTCCCCGTCGAACTCCTCGCCGTTGGGGTCGACCGCGCCGGTGACGTGGCCGTCGTCGTCGACCGTGAAGTGGTCGACACCGGAGTCGAAGACGGGTTCGACGCCGTTCTCGCGCAGGGCGTCATGGATGATTTCGGCGCCGTCGCTGGAGAGCGCATAGCGCCACCAGCGGTCCCCGCGCATCAGGTACTTCGCGTCGATGCCCTGGGCCGCACAGACGGCCGCGAGGTCGATACCCAGCAGGCCGGCGCCGACGATGACGCCCTGGTCCGACTCCTCGGCGTGCTCGCGGATGCCCCGGGCGTCCTGGAACGTCCAGAAGTGGTGGACGCCCTCGGCGTCGCTGTTCTCGACGGGGAGCTGGGCGGGCGTCCCGCCCGTCGCAACCAGCAGCTTGTCGTACTCGTAGGTGTCGCCCTCGTGGGTGTGCACCTCGTGAGCGACCGGCTCGATCTCCGTGACGTGGGTGTTCATCTGGAGGTCGATGTCGCGCTCGTCGTACCACTCGGGCTCGTGAATGGAGATGGGCGCCTCGGGCAGTTTCCCCTTGGCGAACTCCTTGATGAGAATCCGGTTGTAGAGAGCTTCCCCCTCGTCGGTGAGGACGGTCACCGATGCGTCTGGGTCCGCTTCCCTGATTGTCTCGGCCGCGGACGCACCCGCGATGCCGTCACCGATAATCACGTGCGACGTGCTCATATTCGGACGCTTCGGCACCATGCCTAATGTGGATTGCTATCTCCGTATCGTTTGCGAGAGGGCGATGGTTCCACTGTTACATGTTAGCAGCAACCACGATATCGGCCGCCACTCTGGCGGCCGAGCGGCCGGAGACGGACGCTGTGGACCGCTCGTACCGCGGCCAGCCGGGCCTTTCATACCGCTCGAATCCTAACGCAGAAGCGATGAAACTCCGTCAGAACGTCAAGCACTTCGCGGCCAAGCAGGCGCTGACGCTCCCGGTCGTCGGCGAGCGAGTCAACGACCGACTCGTGGACCTCCACACGAACGTCTTCATCGACAAGGCCGACCCCGAGCGGGCCGACGAGCGACGGGACCACCTCGACGACTTCTTCGACGCGACGATGGACACCTACCTCGCCGCGCTCGAAGCGGGGTATCCGGAGGCCGAGGCCCGCGAGATAACCCACGTCCAGGCCAACTTCGACTTCTACAACCACGGCTGGACGGAGATGATGGAGTTCCCCAGCGACGAGCTACAGGCCCACTACGACCGCTACGAGGACTTCTTCGGGAAGCACGGCATCACGATTTCGGACCCGCTGGGCGAGTTCCGGCCCCGGGGCGGCGTCGCCGAAGCGCCGTCGACGCCGGCGAAACTGGACGACCCCGACCACCCCCACGCGGTGGGCGGGTTCGCCGACGACGTCTACGTCGAGACGGAGGACGGCGAAGTCGTCGTGGGCGGCCAGGAGGAGCCCGAGGACGTCGA
Proteins encoded:
- a CDS encoding DUF7124 domain-containing protein, whose translation is MDGGSGDMTLAFDLDALKELAYPDSVFTDARQWSEYVGVISEQPTYVVTNFTRKHRIRQDFFSGPRGRQESLENVKEQFDTDRHVFVGAGEADAELAETAGWEFLPVTDAAEAADWELGEPQAPEATANDGDEQRDDWP
- a CDS encoding NAD(P)/FAD-dependent oxidoreductase: MSTSHVIIGDGIAGASAAETIREADPDASVTVLTDEGEALYNRILIKEFAKGKLPEAPISIHEPEWYDERDIDLQMNTHVTEIEPVAHEVHTHEGDTYEYDKLLVATGGTPAQLPVENSDAEGVHHFWTFQDARGIREHAEESDQGVIVGAGLLGIDLAAVCAAQGIDAKYLMRGDRWWRYALSSDGAEIIHDALRENGVEPVFDSGVDHFTVDDDGHVTGAVDPNGEEFDGDWAGVAIGLDFNTEFLDGAGLELDDGVVVDEYMQTNVEDIYAAGDLTQFYDTILNARAQNGAWGSAKEQGSVAGTNMVEDAEEKEFRWVSSYSITHFDFPFLSFGHPTRGDDEAERKYSDSEWRRLAFENGQLIGGVLIGDLSQQSTFKKLIREERKVADQKELLLEKEVDLEEVKANTAAPAE
- a CDS encoding DUF6149 family protein, producing MKLRQNVKHFAAKQALTLPVVGERVNDRLVDLHTNVFIDKADPERADERRDHLDDFFDATMDTYLAALEAGYPEAEAREITHVQANFDFYNHGWTEMMEFPSDELQAHYDRYEDFFGKHGITISDPLGEFRPRGGVAEAPSTPAKLDDPDHPHAVGGFADDVYVETEDGEVVVGGQEEPEDVDPSKAPGAE